The Mucilaginibacter yixingensis genome window below encodes:
- a CDS encoding AAA family ATPase, producing MIEKYQDISENEKSQRENLDMKNFKEERNVAVVASVAEVSQQKLWTSEFKSFSALAKEGKNLKPLRKLFGNFILEKNTVLFPSERGVGKSFLAMQLAIKVAAGDTEFLGEEIELNGNVLYLNLELGDHSIKKRMDTLLGNNNPESKYEAYCFSPRSGFFENVESIRNFCKEYNPVLIVIDNLRTAFSKDNERNHEMSKMIKEINRLKDDFNCAFLVVHHSKKGSYNQLTHSDMQSGAGALTDLVDADFFLRKSYLNIDYRILKRMKSREAEESDSATLLRLNRETLWFEVQEKDVDESQHVLLEKSDAVKEKQRDKANALFKQGISDTNIADEIGVHKSTVGRWRKELEN from the coding sequence ATGATAGAAAAATATCAAGATATAAGTGAGAATGAAAAGAGTCAAAGGGAAAACCTTGATATGAAGAATTTTAAAGAAGAAAGAAATGTTGCAGTGGTTGCAAGTGTTGCAGAAGTTTCGCAACAAAAGCTTTGGACAAGTGAATTCAAGTCCTTTAGCGCATTAGCTAAAGAAGGAAAAAATCTAAAACCGCTTAGGAAGTTATTTGGAAATTTTATTCTTGAAAAAAATACTGTTCTATTTCCTTCTGAACGTGGGGTAGGAAAATCGTTTTTAGCAATGCAGCTAGCCATTAAAGTAGCTGCCGGAGACACTGAATTTCTTGGAGAAGAAATCGAATTAAATGGAAATGTTCTTTATTTAAATTTAGAATTAGGCGATCATTCCATAAAAAAGAGAATGGATACCTTATTGGGAAATAACAATCCTGAAAGTAAATATGAAGCCTACTGTTTTAGTCCTAGATCGGGTTTTTTTGAAAACGTTGAATCGATTAGAAATTTCTGTAAAGAATATAATCCTGTTTTAATAGTGATTGATAATCTTAGAACAGCTTTTTCTAAGGATAATGAGCGTAATCATGAAATGTCTAAAATGATTAAAGAAATCAATCGATTAAAAGATGATTTTAATTGCGCATTCTTAGTCGTTCATCATTCAAAAAAAGGTTCTTATAACCAGCTTACGCATAGTGATATGCAATCGGGGGCGGGTGCTTTAACAGATTTAGTCGATGCTGATTTCTTCTTACGTAAAAGCTATTTAAATATCGATTATCGTATTTTAAAAAGGATGAAATCACGTGAAGCGGAGGAGAGTGATAGCGCAACGTTGTTAAGATTGAATAGAGAAACTTTATGGTTTGAAGTTCAAGAGAAAGACGTTGATGAAAGTCAACATGTATTATTGGAAAAATCAGACGCTGTTAAAGAAAAACAACGGGATAAAGCTAACGCTCTATTTAAACAGGGTATTAGTGACACCAACATCGCAGATGAAATAGGTGTACATAAATCCACCGTTGGTCGATGGAGAAAGGAATTAGAAAACTAA
- the istB gene encoding IS21-like element helper ATPase IstB, whose product MNTNTLDKLRKLKFYGMYHAFKSCLETGQTAEYTTDELLAHLVEAEWDDRQNRRIERTIMYAKFRYKASVENIHYHADRSIDRNQVMRLADCHFIDRNENLLITGSTGIGKSYIASAIGHQACILGYRVFYASTPKLFAKLKMAKADGSYMKDVAKLERQQLLILDDFGIQPFDAQSRAALMEIIEDRHGKTSLIITSQLPVSKWYEVIGEKTIADAILDRIVHDAHRMELKGESMRKRRPAEPEKSYLQNTL is encoded by the coding sequence ATGAACACGAACACCTTAGACAAACTTCGCAAACTGAAGTTCTATGGCATGTACCATGCCTTTAAAAGCTGCCTGGAAACGGGACAGACCGCAGAATACACCACTGATGAACTGCTGGCCCACCTGGTAGAGGCCGAATGGGACGACCGGCAGAACAGGCGCATAGAGCGTACGATCATGTATGCTAAGTTCCGCTATAAGGCCTCGGTAGAGAACATCCACTACCATGCCGACCGTAGTATCGACCGCAATCAGGTAATGCGCCTGGCAGACTGCCACTTTATTGACCGGAATGAGAACCTGTTGATCACAGGCAGCACCGGTATCGGCAAAAGCTATATCGCTTCTGCTATCGGACACCAAGCCTGCATACTGGGTTACCGCGTGTTCTATGCCAGCACACCCAAACTCTTTGCTAAGCTGAAGATGGCCAAGGCAGATGGTTCCTACATGAAGGATGTAGCCAAACTGGAACGCCAGCAACTACTGATCCTGGATGACTTCGGTATACAACCTTTTGATGCGCAGAGCAGGGCCGCACTGATGGAGATCATTGAGGACAGGCACGGTAAGACATCCCTGATCATCACCTCTCAGCTGCCGGTCAGTAAATGGTATGAGGTCATTGGTGAAAAGACGATCGCTGATGCTATCCTCGACCGCATCGTGCATGATGCGCACCGGATGGAACTAAAGGGAGAGTCGATGAGAAAAAGAAGGCCCGCAGAGCCCGAAAAAAGCTATCTGCAAAACACACTTTAA